One stretch of Oncorhynchus clarkii lewisi isolate Uvic-CL-2024 chromosome 3, UVic_Ocla_1.0, whole genome shotgun sequence DNA includes these proteins:
- the LOC139406074 gene encoding tumor necrosis factor-inducible gene 6 protein, whose product MRIFTVIWAICFFLKEVQAWGFRNGIFHNSIWLEQAAGVYHRESRKGRYQLTYKEAKTVCKYEGGNLATYDQLEAARQIGFHVCAAGWYDKGRVGYPIVKAGANCGFGKVGVIDYGYRLNKSERWDVYCYNPNSKECGGTLTDQQKIIQSPGYPEEYQDEQICYWHIRVRYGHRIRLHFLEFDVEEDTSCLADYLEIYDSYDDVSGFAGRYCGDYLPDDLISTGNVMTLKFLSDASVVAGGFQLEYIAVNSSLHHFQNDSSYYFT is encoded by the exons ATGCGCATCTTCACTGTCATCTGGGCCATCTGCTTCTTCTTGAAGGAAGTGCAAGCGTGGGGCTTCAGAAATGGAATCTTTCATAACTCCATATGGTTGG AGCAAGCTGCTGGAGTCTACCACAGGGAATCGCGTAAAGGGAGATACCAGCTGACTTATAAGGAGGCCAAGACGGTGTGCAAATACGAAGGAGGAAATCTGGCCACTTACGATCAACTGGAGGCTGCTCGTCAAATAG GTTTTCACGTGTGTGCGGCTGGGTGGTATGACAAAGGTCGTGTAGGCTACCCTATCGTCAAAGCTGGTGCCAACTGTGGTTTTGGGAAGGTTGGTGTCATCGACTATGGGTACAGACTGAACAAGAGTGAAAGATGGGACGTCTACTGCTACAACCCCAACT CGAAGGAGTGTGGAGGAACTCTGACAGACCAGCAGAAGATCATCCAGTCACCTGGTTACCCAGAGGAGTACCAAGATGAGCAGATCTGCTACTGGCACATCCGTGTACGCTATGGACATAGGATACGCCTGCATTTCCTGGAGTTCGACGTGGAGGAGGACACGTCCTGTCTAGCAGACTACCTGGAGATCTATGACAGCTATGACGACGTCTCTGGCTTTGCCGGGAG GTACTGTGGAGATTACTTACCAGATGACTTAATTAGCACAG ggaatgtgatgacaCTAAAGTTCCTGTCCGATGCCTCTGTAGTGGCAGGAGGCTTCCAGCTGGAGTACATTGCTGTGAACTCTTCTCTCCACCACTTCCAGAATGACAGCAGCTACTACTTCACTTGA